One Methylothermaceae bacteria B42 DNA window includes the following coding sequences:
- a CDS encoding (p)ppGpp synthetase has protein sequence MAELAPKLERPQDLLMTQLIEKVGSYLEPSQTELIYQAYHFADEAHADQFRLSGEPYICHPIEVALILAQEMRMDVNGIVAAILHDVIEDTPVTKDQLQEMFGGEVANLVDGVTKLTRLDCKSKMEAQAESVRKMMLAMANDLRVILVKLADRLHNMRTLGPMPADRRRRIARETLDIYAPLANRLGMNRIRLELEELAMNAMYPLRYRALSQAVKRARGNRKEVIGNIEEAIRNRLREAGLSCEVNSREKHIYSIYNKMRTKGLSFNQVFDVYAVRIITDSVDECYRVLGLMHGLYKPIPGRFKDYIALPKDNGYQSLHTVLVGPYGLPVEVQIRTRDMHRVAESGIAAHWLYKKEVDDDGYGPKARAYAWVKEFLEHQQSEGSSLEFIDNLKVDLFPSEIYVFTPDGDIVKLPQGATALDFAYAVHTEIGNACVGARVNGQLVPLHSALYNGQTVEVVTKEWAKPNPSWLNYVVTAKARSAIRSYLRNLKTQEAVRLGKRMLEAELRKLDASLDTLPPEQVAEKIKAMGFEHIEQLLEEIGLGNRMALLVARQLVSEQEGLDVALDDSCGSGVPLIIKGTEGMVVSLAKCCRPIPGDSIIGFFNPGKGLVVHRSECNNVVEFQKKNVTWIPAEWDDHVESEFSVDLWVVLFDQRGTLARVASTIAECDANIENFVVTQQDSHTSTDVITISVKDRVHLAKLIRRLRQLDVVLKIQRVKSR, from the coding sequence AAACCGAATTAATCTACCAAGCCTATCATTTCGCCGATGAAGCGCACGCTGATCAGTTTCGCCTGAGTGGCGAGCCCTATATCTGTCATCCCATTGAAGTCGCGTTGATTCTGGCGCAGGAAATGCGCATGGACGTCAACGGCATTGTAGCGGCCATTTTGCATGATGTGATCGAAGATACGCCCGTCACCAAGGATCAATTGCAGGAAATGTTTGGAGGCGAGGTGGCTAATCTGGTGGACGGCGTCACCAAACTGACACGGCTCGATTGCAAATCCAAAATGGAAGCCCAGGCCGAAAGCGTCCGCAAAATGATGCTGGCCATGGCCAACGATTTGCGGGTGATTTTGGTCAAATTGGCAGACCGCTTGCATAACATGCGTACCTTGGGTCCCATGCCTGCCGACCGCCGCCGCCGGATTGCCCGGGAGACCTTGGATATTTATGCTCCCCTGGCCAACCGTCTGGGGATGAACCGGATTCGGCTGGAGCTGGAAGAGCTTGCCATGAACGCCATGTATCCCTTGCGTTACCGGGCCTTGAGCCAGGCGGTCAAAAGGGCGCGGGGTAACCGCAAGGAGGTTATTGGCAATATCGAAGAGGCCATCCGCAATCGTTTGCGCGAAGCAGGCCTATCCTGCGAGGTCAACAGCCGGGAAAAGCACATCTACAGCATCTACAACAAGATGCGCACCAAAGGCTTGTCGTTTAATCAGGTATTTGATGTCTACGCCGTGCGCATCATCACCGATAGCGTGGATGAATGCTACCGGGTGCTGGGGTTGATGCACGGCTTGTATAAACCCATCCCTGGACGATTCAAGGACTATATCGCCTTGCCCAAGGATAATGGCTATCAATCGTTGCATACGGTGTTGGTGGGACCTTATGGGTTGCCCGTGGAGGTGCAAATCCGCACCCGCGATATGCATCGGGTGGCGGAAAGCGGTATCGCCGCCCACTGGCTCTACAAGAAGGAAGTGGATGACGATGGTTACGGCCCAAAAGCCCGTGCTTATGCCTGGGTCAAGGAATTTCTCGAGCATCAGCAAAGCGAAGGCAGTTCTCTGGAGTTTATCGATAACCTGAAAGTCGACCTGTTTCCTTCGGAAATCTACGTTTTCACGCCCGATGGGGATATCGTCAAATTGCCCCAAGGCGCCACGGCCCTGGATTTTGCCTATGCGGTGCATACCGAGATTGGCAATGCCTGTGTCGGCGCCCGGGTCAATGGCCAACTGGTGCCGCTGCATTCCGCCCTTTACAACGGTCAAACCGTGGAGGTGGTCACCAAGGAATGGGCCAAACCCAATCCATCCTGGTTGAATTACGTGGTTACCGCCAAGGCGCGGTCGGCCATTCGAAGTTATTTACGCAATCTCAAAACCCAGGAAGCGGTCCGGCTGGGAAAGAGAATGTTGGAGGCGGAACTGCGCAAGCTTGATGCTTCCCTGGATACCTTACCCCCCGAGCAAGTGGCAGAGAAGATCAAAGCCATGGGTTTCGAGCACATCGAGCAATTGCTGGAAGAAATCGGCCTTGGGAATCGAATGGCGCTATTGGTGGCCCGGCAGTTGGTGTCCGAACAGGAAGGGCTGGATGTCGCCCTGGATGACAGTTGCGGCAGCGGCGTGCCTTTGATTATTAAGGGCACGGAAGGGATGGTGGTGAGTCTGGCCAAGTGTTGCCGGCCGATTCCCGGCGACAGCATCATCGGGTTTTTCAATCCGGGCAAGGGACTGGTGGTGCACCGCAGTGAATGTAACAATGTGGTTGAATTTCAGAAGAAGAACGTGACCTGGATCCCGGCGGAATGGGATGATCACGTGGAAAGCGAATTTTCCGTGGATCTGTGGGTGGTGTTGTTTGACCAACGGGGCACTTTGGCCCGGGTCGCTTCCACCATTGCCGAATGTGACGCCAATATCGAGAATTTTGTAGTCACCCAGCAAGACAGCCACACCAGCACCGACGTGATTACGATTTCCGTGAAGGACAGGGTGCATTTGGCAAAGCTCATCCGCCGCCTCCGGCAATTGGATGTGGTATTGAAAATTCAGCGGGTCAAGTCAAGATAA
- a CDS encoding reactive intermediate/imine deaminase, whose amino-acid sequence MTKEIISTPDAPQAIGTYSQAVKIDGVVYLSGQIPLDPETMTLVEGSIEVQIRRVFDNLQAVCQAAGGSLNDIVKLTVYLRNLDHFPQVNEIMATYFSQPYPARAAVGVSALPKGAGVEMDAVMVLE is encoded by the coding sequence ATGACCAAGGAAATCATCTCCACCCCCGACGCGCCCCAAGCCATTGGCACCTATTCCCAGGCTGTCAAGATCGATGGCGTGGTTTATCTGTCAGGCCAGATTCCCCTGGATCCTGAAACCATGACGTTGGTGGAGGGGAGCATTGAGGTCCAAATCCGCCGGGTTTTCGACAATCTGCAGGCGGTTTGCCAGGCGGCGGGCGGCAGTCTCAATGATATCGTCAAGCTAACCGTTTATTTGCGGAATCTGGACCACTTCCCGCAGGTCAACGAAATCATGGCCACCTATTTCAGCCAGCCGTATCCTGCCCGTGCCGCTGTGGGGGTTTCCGCCTTGCCCAAGGGCGCCGGGGTGGAAATGGATGCGGTAATGGTGCTGGAATAA
- a CDS encoding ATP-dependent DNA helicase RecG (catalyzes branch migration in Holliday junction intermediates) translates to MAAVSAAFPPVLSLKGAGPALAAKLQRLGVMDVRDLVLLAPLRYEDRSKILPIASASQGKCLIEGEVVLTDITGRSRPMLVCRLCDSSGSLDLRFFHFNAGMRNRLIPGTRWRCFGEVKVSSFGKEMIHPQMEPADASLPGIVPIYPAVAGVTQKVLRRLIGQALTLFESHPQWLPCVSPVSEQAAMTTLQALKFLHQPPAEAEVVLLNSGSHPVQQRLAWEELLAHHLSLQSLQDFRQTGQGPKMEAPSFLIDTFLSSLPFPLTDAQRRVFAEIQANLGSGRPMGRLVQGDVGCGKTVVAALAALVSHGSGYQTVLMVPTELLAEQHFQTWRQWLSPLEIEVHLLTSKMSGKDRRQVLAAMKDSSKAVFIGTHALFQREVHFARLGLVIVDEQHRFGVDQRLTLKAKGEQVIPHYLVMTATPIPRTLAMLRYGDMAVSVIDQLPPGRQPVETRVMSQKRREELIARLQTWIKQGRQAYWVCTLIEESEALDCEAAEDTASALQSSLPGVRIGLVHGRMKPVEKEQVMTAFKQGEIDLLVATTVIEVGVDVPNAGLMVIDNAERLGLAQLHQLRGRVGRGPGQSYCILLYKPPLTDIARQRLDFVRQCNDGFALAEKDLELRGPGEVLGTRQSGALQFKMADPVRDQNLLLKVQKDAKALREHEGASIPTLLKFWLGDGNQYADV, encoded by the coding sequence ATGGCGGCAGTCTCTGCTGCCTTCCCGCCGGTGCTTTCCCTGAAAGGCGCCGGTCCCGCCCTGGCAGCCAAGCTTCAGCGTCTTGGTGTGATGGACGTGCGGGATTTGGTGCTGCTGGCGCCGCTGCGCTACGAGGACCGCTCCAAGATCCTCCCCATCGCTTCCGCCAGTCAAGGTAAATGCTTGATTGAAGGGGAAGTGGTGCTGACCGATATCACGGGCAGAAGCCGGCCTATGCTGGTTTGCCGATTGTGTGACTCCAGCGGTAGTCTGGATCTCAGGTTCTTTCATTTCAACGCCGGTATGCGCAACCGGTTGATACCGGGCACACGCTGGCGCTGTTTCGGAGAGGTGAAGGTATCCTCTTTCGGCAAGGAGATGATTCATCCCCAAATGGAGCCCGCCGATGCTTCGTTGCCCGGGATTGTGCCCATCTATCCCGCCGTGGCCGGGGTGACGCAAAAAGTATTGCGGCGCTTGATTGGTCAAGCGCTGACCTTGTTTGAATCCCATCCGCAGTGGCTGCCTTGCGTTTCACCAGTGTCGGAACAGGCAGCCATGACAACATTGCAGGCATTGAAATTCCTCCATCAACCACCGGCTGAAGCTGAGGTCGTGCTGCTCAATTCCGGCAGCCACCCGGTTCAACAGCGGTTGGCGTGGGAGGAACTGCTGGCCCATCACTTGAGCCTGCAAAGTTTGCAAGACTTCCGGCAAACCGGCCAGGGGCCTAAAATGGAAGCCCCGTCATTTCTAATAGACACATTTCTCTCTTCACTGCCTTTTCCATTGACCGATGCCCAGCGCCGGGTATTTGCGGAAATTCAGGCGAATCTGGGTTCGGGGCGTCCCATGGGCAGGTTGGTGCAAGGGGATGTGGGGTGTGGCAAAACCGTGGTGGCGGCCTTGGCGGCCTTGGTCAGTCACGGGAGTGGATATCAAACCGTATTGATGGTGCCCACCGAATTACTGGCGGAACAGCATTTCCAGACCTGGCGGCAGTGGTTGTCGCCCCTGGAAATCGAAGTGCATTTGCTCACTTCCAAAATGAGCGGGAAAGACCGTCGTCAAGTTCTGGCCGCCATGAAAGACTCCTCCAAAGCTGTTTTTATTGGCACCCATGCCTTGTTTCAGCGGGAAGTCCATTTTGCCCGGCTTGGGCTGGTGATTGTCGATGAACAGCACCGCTTTGGCGTGGACCAGCGCCTGACTTTGAAAGCCAAGGGGGAACAGGTAATTCCCCATTATTTGGTGATGACGGCGACGCCCATTCCCCGCACATTGGCCATGCTCCGTTACGGAGATATGGCGGTATCGGTGATAGATCAACTGCCGCCCGGCCGCCAGCCGGTAGAGACCCGGGTGATGAGTCAGAAAAGAAGGGAGGAATTGATTGCCCGGCTGCAGACCTGGATCAAACAGGGGCGCCAAGCCTATTGGGTATGCACCTTGATTGAAGAATCCGAAGCGCTCGATTGCGAGGCCGCGGAAGATACCGCTTCTGCTCTCCAGTCCAGCCTGCCTGGTGTCCGTATCGGTTTGGTGCATGGCAGAATGAAACCGGTGGAAAAGGAGCAGGTAATGACTGCTTTCAAGCAGGGAGAGATAGACCTGCTGGTGGCGACGACAGTGATTGAGGTGGGAGTGGATGTGCCCAATGCCGGCCTGATGGTCATTGACAACGCCGAGCGTCTCGGGCTGGCCCAGCTGCATCAACTTCGGGGCCGGGTAGGGAGAGGACCCGGTCAAAGCTATTGTATCTTGTTATACAAGCCCCCTTTAACAGACATTGCCCGGCAGCGTTTGGACTTTGTGCGCCAATGCAACGACGGTTTTGCCTTGGCGGAGAAGGATCTCGAACTGCGGGGCCCAGGGGAAGTGCTTGGTACTCGCCAAAGCGGGGCGTTGCAGTTTAAAATGGCCGACCCTGTGCGCGATCAGAATTTGCTGCTTAAAGTTCAGAAAGATGCCAAAGCGCTACGGGAGCACGAAGGCGCATCTATTCCAACTTTGTTGAAATTTTGGCTGGGGGATGGCAACCAATATGCCGATGTTTGA
- the ubiA gene encoding 4-hydroxybenzoate octaprenyltransferase (catalyzes the conversion of 4-Hydroxybenzoate into 3-octaprenyl-4-hydroxybenzoate, as part of the ubiquinone biosynthesis pathway) has translation MKDRLLQYAYLMRFHRPIGIFLLLWPALWALWIAGNGRPDVKVVVIFVLGVILMRAAGCVINDYADREFDPHVERTKDRPIASGKVSPREALMLFAVLCLLAFLLVLQLNGLTIALSFIALFLAASYPFTKRITQLPQAYLGIAFGWAVPMAFAALTGTVPLIAWGLFLATVLWALAYDTMYAMVDRDDDLKIGVKSTAILFGRYDRWIIAGIQVAMLLILVWVGRSAGLGAWYYLGLLAAACFAVYQQYLIAGREKAKCFQAFLNNHWFGAVIFLGLLLDYQSHV, from the coding sequence TTGAAAGACCGTCTGTTGCAATATGCCTATTTGATGCGCTTCCACCGCCCCATTGGGATTTTCTTATTGCTGTGGCCGGCGCTCTGGGCTTTATGGATTGCAGGCAATGGCCGGCCTGATGTCAAGGTCGTGGTGATTTTTGTGCTTGGCGTGATTTTGATGCGCGCGGCCGGTTGTGTCATTAACGATTACGCTGACCGGGAGTTTGATCCTCACGTGGAAAGAACCAAAGACCGGCCCATTGCCTCGGGTAAGGTCAGCCCCAGGGAAGCCTTGATGTTATTTGCAGTATTGTGTCTGCTGGCCTTCTTGCTCGTTCTCCAGCTCAATGGCCTGACCATTGCCCTGTCATTCATCGCGTTATTCCTGGCGGCCTCCTATCCCTTTACCAAACGAATCACTCAATTGCCCCAGGCGTATCTCGGCATCGCTTTTGGCTGGGCGGTGCCCATGGCTTTTGCCGCGTTAACAGGCACCGTTCCTTTGATCGCGTGGGGATTGTTTCTGGCGACTGTGCTGTGGGCGCTGGCCTATGACACCATGTATGCGATGGTGGATCGGGACGATGATTTGAAAATCGGGGTCAAGTCCACTGCTATTTTGTTTGGCCGTTATGACCGCTGGATTATCGCCGGAATCCAGGTAGCCATGTTGCTGATATTGGTATGGGTAGGACGAAGCGCCGGTTTGGGGGCATGGTATTACCTTGGATTGCTTGCGGCTGCTTGTTTTGCGGTCTACCAGCAGTATTTGATTGCCGGGCGGGAGAAGGCCAAATGCTTCCAGGCTTTCTTGAACAACCACTGGTTTGGCGCGGTGATTTTTTTAGGGTTGTTGCTGGATTATCAGAGCCATGTCTAA